One region of Primulina tabacum isolate GXHZ01 chromosome 1, ASM2559414v2, whole genome shotgun sequence genomic DNA includes:
- the LOC142544381 gene encoding protein LIFEGUARD 2-like — protein MWGQYYRKDDVETGHRPLYPMMMESPELRWSFIRKIYTIVSIQLLLTIAVAAVVVTVQPISRFFATTGDGLALYIVLIITPFIVLCPLYYYYQRHPLNYFLLGVFTLALSFAVGLTCAYTSGKVILESVILTAAVVVSLTLYTFWAAKRGQDFNFLGPFLFGAVVVLMLFSLVQIFFPLGRVSLMIYGCLASIIFCGYIIYDTDNLIKRYTYDEYIWAAVALYLDVINLFLSLLTLFRAAES, from the exons ATGTGGGGTCAGTATTACCGGAAGGATGACGTGGAAACCGGCCACCGGCCGCTGTATCCGATGATGATGGAAAGCCCAGAACTCCGTTGGTCGTTTATTCGGAAGATATACACAATAGTCAGTATTCAGTTACTTCTCACCATAGCTGTTGCTGCTGTAGTGGTTACCGTTCAGCCCATTTCACGTTTCTTTGCCACCACTGGGGATGGTTTAGCGCTTTACATAGTTCTGATAATCACACCCTTTATCG TTTTGTGCCCGTTGTATTACTATTATCAGAGGCATCCTTTGAACTATTTCTTGCTCGGGGTCTTTACATTGGCGCTTTCTTTTGCTGTGGGGTTAACTTGTGCATATACCAGTg GGAAAGTTATTCTGGAGTCTGTTATCTTGACCGCCGCTGTGGTCGTTAGCCTGACATTGTATACATTTTGGGCTGCAAAAAGAGGACAAGATTTCAACTTCCTAGGACCTTTCTTGTTCGGAGCTGTTGTGGTGCTTATGCTGTTTTCACTGGTTCAG ATCTTTTTCCCTCTGGGTAGGGTGAGTCTTATGATCTACGGCTGTTTGGCGTCAATCATCTTCTGTGGGTACATCATTTACGACACAGACAATCTGATCAAACGCTACACGTACGATGAGTATATCTGGGCCGCCGTCGCGTTGTATTTAGATGTCATAAACCTGTTTCTATCTTTGTTGACCCTTTTCAGAGCAGCAGAAAGCTAG